A genomic stretch from Flavobacterium nitratireducens includes:
- a CDS encoding DUF1573 domain-containing protein, which yields MKKILLLAALVVFGITSSKAQETSKKIKATAAKTAKVNGAGMVFESETIDYGTIAHNADGRREFVFRNNGNKPLIITNAVGSCGCTVPTFPKEPIAPGAKAVINVKYATDRVGQFSKTVTVTSNAEGQTTKVLTIKGNVLPN from the coding sequence ATGAAAAAAATACTTTTACTTGCGGCACTTGTTGTATTTGGAATTACTTCATCTAAAGCACAAGAAACATCTAAAAAAATTAAAGCTACTGCTGCTAAAACAGCAAAAGTAAATGGAGCAGGAATGGTTTTTGAGTCTGAAACTATTGACTACGGAACTATTGCTCACAACGCTGATGGAAGACGTGAATTTGTTTTTAGAAACAATGGTAACAAACCATTAATCATTACAAATGCTGTAGGTTCTTGCGGATGTACTGTTCCAACTTTCCCTAAAGAGCCTATTGCTCCGGGAGCTAAGGCAGTAATCAATGTAAAATATGCAACTGACAGAGTAGGTCAATTTTCTAAGACAGTTACTGTTACTTCTAATGCAGAAGGTCAAACTACAAAAGTTTTAACAATTAAAGGAAATGTACTTCCTAACTAA